The Lelliottia sp. JS-SCA-14 genome contains a region encoding:
- a CDS encoding OmpA family protein has product MSPAQQRGLALWAALLSAVVCLGFLQVTRLVFVLVLLAMLGLILAFLYVASRRAEHDVTLRLDDLPEATYRQPVVLVCGDLPLAWPQQSPVLTVTQGCWIRVEDHQDLEQAARQVLWLRPDWGRQLSVMVSVCPQKHADSEALTSRLLALRWQISQLRKETGHSVPLVLNGQVGSAMTNDLLWQAAIPGEGVRVWRESSAPSSIAAWVTTGGSPAMQQQVLMNSLMSWFHQHIKAVFMDENPDVPVITPVAVLWGMGPILAGSLATSAWTAWLSRHTAMQQVAGWQPVGTDSTVISPFPDFILPLLPEGRGLTPRGRTFRCALGIFTLAAIAALLSSGWNNHQLLQRVSFDIARYDRIPMHDFGPKADAVAVLRDDAAELDDWARNGVPACMGLGLYQGERLRMPVLDAIRSYVPPPPPPKPQPKPKPVPKIVRLDSMSLFDSGKSVLKAGSTKMLVNSLVGIKAKPGWLIVVAGHTDNTGNPKLNQTLSLKRAEAVRNWMRDTGDVPESCFAVQGYGESRPIATNDTPDGRALNRRVEISLVPQANACQIPGHTQASSQDDGASQHNGE; this is encoded by the coding sequence ATGAGTCCTGCACAACAGCGCGGGCTTGCGCTGTGGGCCGCCCTGCTGAGTGCAGTGGTCTGCCTGGGCTTCCTGCAGGTCACCCGACTGGTTTTTGTGCTTGTTCTGTTGGCGATGCTGGGGCTTATCCTGGCGTTCTTGTATGTCGCCAGTCGTCGTGCGGAGCATGACGTCACCCTGCGTCTGGATGACCTCCCGGAAGCCACTTACCGTCAGCCCGTGGTGCTGGTCTGTGGCGATCTGCCGCTGGCCTGGCCACAGCAGTCACCGGTGCTTACGGTCACGCAGGGGTGCTGGATCCGCGTGGAGGATCATCAGGATCTGGAACAGGCCGCCCGCCAGGTACTGTGGTTGCGACCTGACTGGGGTCGCCAGCTGTCGGTGATGGTCAGCGTCTGTCCGCAGAAACACGCCGACAGCGAAGCGCTTACCAGCCGTCTGCTGGCCCTGCGATGGCAAATCAGCCAGTTGCGTAAAGAAACCGGGCATTCCGTGCCGCTGGTTCTGAATGGCCAGGTTGGCAGCGCGATGACGAATGATCTGCTCTGGCAGGCGGCTATCCCGGGGGAAGGGGTGAGGGTCTGGCGTGAATCTTCAGCGCCGAGTTCAATCGCTGCATGGGTTACCACCGGTGGGTCGCCTGCGATGCAGCAACAGGTGCTGATGAACAGCCTGATGAGCTGGTTCCATCAGCACATCAAAGCAGTCTTTATGGATGAGAACCCCGACGTTCCTGTCATTACACCTGTCGCGGTGCTGTGGGGAATGGGGCCGATCCTTGCCGGGAGTCTGGCCACATCAGCCTGGACTGCATGGCTTTCCCGTCACACTGCGATGCAGCAGGTGGCGGGCTGGCAGCCGGTAGGAACGGACAGTACGGTTATCTCCCCCTTTCCGGATTTTATCCTGCCGCTGCTGCCCGAAGGGCGAGGCCTGACGCCACGTGGGCGAACCTTCCGTTGTGCGCTCGGGATTTTCACGCTGGCGGCCATTGCTGCGCTGCTCAGCAGTGGCTGGAACAATCACCAGTTGCTGCAGCGTGTGAGCTTCGATATTGCCCGCTATGACCGTATCCCGATGCATGATTTCGGACCCAAAGCCGATGCCGTTGCTGTCCTGCGTGACGATGCGGCAGAGCTGGATGACTGGGCGCGCAATGGCGTACCGGCGTGTATGGGCCTTGGTCTGTATCAGGGGGAGCGTCTGCGAATGCCTGTGCTGGATGCGATCCGTTCGTACGTGCCTCCACCGCCACCACCTAAACCACAGCCGAAACCTAAACCGGTACCGAAAATTGTCCGCCTCGACAGCATGTCGCTGTTCGATTCCGGCAAATCCGTGCTGAAAGCGGGCTCCACCAAAATGCTGGTCAACTCACTGGTCGGTATCAAAGCGAAGCCGGGCTGGTTGATTGTGGTCGCCGGGCATACCGACAACACCGGCAATCCAAAACTCAATCAGACGCTTTCACTCAAGCGTGCCGAAGCGGTGCGCAACTGGATGCGTGATACCGGTGATGTACCGGAAAGCTGTTTTGCGGTGCAGGGCTATGGCGAGAGCCGTCCGATCGCAACCAATGACACCCCGGATGGGCGCGCGCTCAACCGCCGTGTCGAAATCAGTCTGGTACCGCAGGCCAATGCCTGTCAGATACCGGGCCACACCCAGGCGTCATCGCAGGATGATGGCGCATCACAACACAATGGAGAGTAA
- the tssL gene encoding type VI secretion system protein TssL, short form, which produces MSERKRGPAASIDIDALLQDTWLQVISLRHGPKFQDGEGRTLWERCIADVERVQRELKASELDEASCQHILTAQCALLDEAVKGRGVEDDACVQWYDIPLQGHFLGTMDAGDTLCDRMRDVLREPAPDHAVVTCFQRVMMLGFLGSFRSLNDPERQKLVNALSEHVTPFSYPQTHPVLAESRTGRGMGGWLASWPVRIGLSVVVVAALWWGLSHWLDQTLLTLLPGAVK; this is translated from the coding sequence ATGAGTGAGCGCAAACGCGGCCCGGCCGCGTCCATTGATATTGATGCCCTGCTGCAGGACACCTGGCTGCAGGTGATTAGCCTGCGTCACGGTCCGAAATTTCAGGATGGAGAAGGGCGCACGTTGTGGGAGCGCTGCATTGCTGATGTCGAACGTGTACAGCGTGAGCTGAAAGCGAGCGAACTCGATGAAGCCAGCTGTCAGCATATTCTCACAGCACAGTGTGCGCTGCTTGATGAAGCTGTCAAAGGTCGTGGTGTGGAGGATGATGCCTGCGTGCAGTGGTATGACATTCCCCTGCAGGGACACTTCCTCGGCACCATGGATGCCGGTGATACGCTGTGCGATCGGATGCGCGATGTGCTGCGTGAACCGGCGCCTGACCATGCTGTCGTGACCTGCTTCCAGCGGGTCATGATGCTGGGGTTCCTCGGCAGTTTCCGCTCGCTGAACGATCCGGAGCGCCAGAAACTCGTCAACGCGCTCAGTGAACATGTCACGCCGTTCAGTTATCCACAAACCCATCCTGTCCTGGCGGAAAGTCGTACCGGGCGTGGAATGGGCGGCTGGCTGGCGTCATGGCCCGTGCGAATTGGCCTGAGTGTGGTGGTGGTTGCTGCGCTGTGGTGGGGGCTGAGCCACTGGCTGGATCAGACACTGCTGACCTTGCTGCCGGGAGCTGTGAAATGA
- the tssK gene encoding type VI secretion system baseplate subunit TssK has protein sequence MKTEQPLWGRGQMVSPQHFQQQAAYAAWSAECIARLGLSHPWGMIDATFEPDALKLGRLQARHLHIRFPDGTLIDTDNADSLPPVLALEGESQEVVVVVLALPLLRANGGNCLKPDEVAERPVRYRQRWRDVRNTFGDDTRQIAVMQPELTLRFAHQNNSDYLTCPVARLQQDSQGSWALDETWLPPLLALQGSRWLVTQLEQLMTQLRARLSRLMDMRRESNERMADFAVADVSLFWLLNALNSAEPVLGQFQRHPQSPPERLYPELARLAGSLLTFSLEHQVSAIPVWQHEQLNNVFPPLFDLLGDLLEASLPSRVVAIELEHDARLHFWQARLHDPRLREGADYYLSVRSPMPVAQLQEQFPRQCKVGSPDHVRSIVNSSRVGVPLTPLRHVPAAIPLRLENQYFSLDVSHPLATEMLQGGTCMFYVPGMLGEPELELFAVLRT, from the coding sequence ATGAAAACGGAACAACCGTTGTGGGGCAGGGGCCAGATGGTCTCTCCCCAGCACTTCCAGCAACAGGCCGCGTATGCGGCCTGGTCTGCGGAATGCATCGCCCGACTGGGCCTCTCCCATCCCTGGGGGATGATTGATGCCACTTTCGAACCGGATGCACTGAAACTGGGCCGTCTGCAGGCCCGTCATCTGCACATCCGTTTCCCCGACGGCACGCTTATCGACACGGATAATGCCGACTCCCTGCCGCCGGTGCTGGCGCTTGAGGGCGAATCACAGGAAGTGGTGGTGGTGGTTCTGGCGCTTCCGCTGCTGCGGGCGAATGGCGGCAACTGCCTCAAACCCGATGAGGTGGCCGAGCGTCCTGTGCGTTATCGCCAGCGCTGGCGGGATGTCCGCAACACCTTTGGGGACGATACCCGCCAGATTGCAGTGATGCAGCCAGAGCTGACGCTGCGTTTCGCCCATCAGAACAACAGTGATTATCTGACCTGTCCGGTTGCCCGTCTGCAGCAGGATTCACAGGGGAGCTGGGCACTCGACGAAACCTGGCTTCCGCCACTGCTGGCTCTGCAGGGCAGCCGCTGGCTGGTGACCCAGCTGGAACAACTGATGACGCAACTGCGTGCCCGTCTGAGCCGCCTGATGGACATGCGACGCGAAAGCAACGAGCGCATGGCCGATTTTGCCGTGGCGGATGTGTCTCTGTTCTGGTTGCTCAATGCCCTGAACAGCGCAGAGCCCGTGCTCGGACAGTTTCAGCGTCACCCGCAAAGTCCACCGGAACGTCTGTACCCGGAGCTGGCACGCCTTGCGGGCAGCCTGCTGACCTTCTCGCTGGAACACCAGGTGAGTGCCATTCCTGTCTGGCAGCATGAGCAGCTGAATAACGTCTTCCCGCCGCTCTTTGACCTGCTGGGCGACCTGCTGGAAGCCAGCCTGCCGTCGCGGGTGGTGGCGATTGAGCTTGAGCATGATGCCCGGCTTCACTTCTGGCAGGCGCGTCTGCATGATCCACGTCTGCGGGAAGGGGCGGATTACTACCTCTCCGTACGCTCACCGATGCCGGTGGCACAGCTGCAGGAACAGTTCCCGCGCCAGTGCAAGGTCGGCAGTCCGGATCATGTCAGGAGTATCGTCAATTCCTCACGGGTGGGTGTGCCGCTGACGCCGCTGCGTCATGTGCCGGCCGCCATTCCACTGCGTCTGGAAAATCAGTATTTCAGCCTCGATGTCTCTCATCCTCTGGCCACCGAAATGCTCCAGGGTGGGACCTGTATGTTTTACGTTCCGGGCATGCTCGGCGAGCCTGAACTTGAACTCTTTGCGGTACTGAGAACATGA